A part of Antechinus flavipes isolate AdamAnt ecotype Samford, QLD, Australia chromosome 6, AdamAnt_v2, whole genome shotgun sequence genomic DNA contains:
- the LOC127540718 gene encoding permeability factor 2-like — MRSSTCASAAGSALLRSRLLPLLLLATLAWSANASKPIATRELRCKCVKTTQKIHPKIIASVEVITAGPHCATNEVIATLKKGTELCLNPEAPWVKKIIQRYLNNDSPL; from the exons ATGCGTTCTAGTACTTGCGCCTCAGCCGCAGGCTCTGCACTCCTTCGGTCAAGGCTGCTGCCTCTCTTGTTGCTGGCTACTTTAGCGTGGAGTGCCAATG CTTCCAAGCCAATCGCAACTAGAGAGCTGCGCTGCAAGTGCGTGAAGACCACACAAAAGATTCATCCCAAAATTATAGCCAGTGTGGAAGTGATCACAGCGGGACCCCACTGTGCTACAAACGAAGTCAT AGCCACTTTGAAGAAGGGGACTGAGCTTTGCCTTAATCCTGAAGCCCCTTGGGTGAAGAAAATTATCCAAAGATACTTAAACAATGATTCTCCACTTTGA